From Mycobacterium lacus, one genomic window encodes:
- a CDS encoding enoyl-CoA hydratase, which produces MTEDILLIETNERVRTLTLNRPQSRNALSAALRDRFFGALANAEADDGVDVVIVTGADPVFCAGLDLKELGGQSALPDISPRWPAMTKPVIGAINGAAVTGGLELVLYCDIVIASEHARFADTHARVGLLPTWGLSVRLPQKVGVGLARRMSLTGDYLSAADALRAGLVTEVVPHDQLLATARRVATTIVGNNQNAVRALLASYHRIDESQTSGGLWLEAMAARQFRVSGDDIAANREAVLQRGRSQVR; this is translated from the coding sequence ATGACCGAGGACATCCTGCTGATCGAAACCAACGAGCGGGTCCGCACCCTGACGCTCAACCGGCCGCAGTCCCGCAATGCCCTGTCCGCGGCACTGCGCGATCGGTTCTTCGGGGCCCTGGCTAACGCCGAGGCCGACGACGGCGTCGACGTCGTCATCGTCACCGGCGCCGACCCAGTGTTCTGCGCGGGACTGGATCTCAAGGAGCTGGGCGGCCAGTCAGCGTTGCCGGACATCTCACCGCGGTGGCCGGCGATGACCAAACCGGTGATCGGCGCGATCAACGGCGCCGCGGTCACCGGCGGGCTGGAGCTGGTCCTTTACTGCGACATCGTGATCGCCTCGGAGCACGCACGATTCGCCGACACGCATGCCCGCGTGGGCCTGCTGCCCACCTGGGGGCTGAGCGTGCGGCTGCCGCAGAAGGTGGGTGTGGGCCTGGCCCGCCGGATGAGCCTCACCGGGGACTACCTGTCGGCCGCCGACGCGCTGCGGGCCGGCCTGGTCACCGAGGTGGTACCGCACGACCAACTTTTGGCCACCGCCCGCCGGGTCGCCACGACCATCGTCGGCAACAACCAGAACGCGGTGCGTGCATTGCTGGCGTCCTACCACCGGATCGACGAGTCGCAGACCAGCGGGGGCCTGTGGCTGGAGGCGATGGCGGCCAGGCAATTCCGGGTCAGCGGTGACGACATCGCGGCCAATCGAGAGGCCGTGCTGCAACGCGGACGCTCCCAGGTGCGCTGA
- a CDS encoding type II toxin-antitoxin system Phd/YefM family antitoxin, whose translation MTATEVKAKILALLDEVAAGEEIEITKHGRAIARLVAAPGSHALKGRLSGIAMTAADEDQLFTTGESWNAS comes from the coding sequence ATGACCGCTACCGAGGTGAAGGCGAAGATCCTTGCGCTGCTTGACGAAGTGGCAGCCGGCGAGGAAATAGAGATCACCAAACATGGCCGCGCGATAGCCCGGCTGGTAGCAGCACCCGGGTCCCACGCTCTCAAGGGTCGGTTGTCCGGGATCGCGATGACGGCCGCCGATGAAGACCAACTCTTCACCACCGGGGAATCCTGGAACGCCTCGTGA
- a CDS encoding DUF1802 family protein: protein MTRVATTSALKEWSAAVHALLDGRQTILLRKGGIGEKRFEVAAREFLLFPTVAHSHAERVRPEHRDLLGPAAADSTDESVLVRAAAKVVAAVPVNRPDGLGAIEDLHIWTAESVRADRLDFRPKHKLAVLVVSAIPLVEPVALTRTPEYAGCTSWVQVPVTPRLAAPVHDDGALGRSCDGF from the coding sequence ATGACGCGGGTGGCGACGACGTCCGCGCTCAAGGAGTGGAGCGCGGCCGTGCACGCCCTGCTCGACGGTCGTCAAACCATCCTGCTGCGCAAGGGCGGCATCGGAGAAAAGCGATTCGAGGTGGCGGCCCGGGAGTTCCTGTTGTTCCCGACGGTCGCGCATAGCCACGCCGAGCGGGTCCGACCCGAGCACCGCGACCTGCTGGGCCCGGCGGCCGCCGACAGCACCGACGAGTCCGTGCTGGTGCGTGCTGCGGCGAAAGTTGTTGCGGCGGTGCCGGTTAACCGGCCCGACGGTCTTGGCGCCATCGAGGATCTGCATATCTGGACGGCGGAGTCCGTGCGCGCCGACCGGCTCGACTTCCGGCCGAAGCACAAGCTGGCCGTGCTGGTGGTCTCGGCGATCCCGCTCGTCGAGCCCGTGGCGCTGACCCGCACCCCCGAGTATGCCGGTTGCACCAGTTGGGTGCAGGTTCCGGTGACGCCCAGGCTGGCGGCGCCCGTGCACGACGACGGCGCGCTAGGCCGAAGTTGCGACGGGTTCTGA
- a CDS encoding DUF2277 domain-containing protein — MCRNITELRGLEPPATATEIAAAARQYVRKVSGITHPSGASAGAFEAAVAEVTATTTWLLGELPPRRQPPKTVPPLRRLAAR; from the coding sequence ATGTGCCGGAACATCACCGAACTGCGCGGGCTCGAGCCGCCGGCGACGGCCACCGAGATCGCGGCGGCGGCGCGCCAGTACGTGCGCAAGGTCAGCGGCATCACCCACCCGTCCGGGGCCAGCGCCGGGGCGTTCGAGGCCGCGGTCGCCGAGGTCACCGCGACCACGACCTGGTTGCTGGGTGAGCTGCCACCACGGCGCCAGCCGCCGAAGACCGTACCGCCGCTGCGCCGACTGGCGGCCAGATGA